From a single Paenibacillus sp. FSL R5-0345 genomic region:
- a CDS encoding helix-turn-helix transcriptional regulator: MKKSERLNDMMRYLNGREFFNLSDLMEKYNISKSTALRDITSLEQLGMPIYSEHGRHGRYGILKNRLLSPIIFTIDEVYALYFAMLTLESYQSTPFHLSVNKLNEKFEHCLSNIQIEQIHKMKKVLQFEMYQHKHVSRFLDKILASILNECACNIEYTKNNQTKSYPVQFFRISAKFGQWYATGIELNTNTYRVFRCDRITFIEEEESTARYSIEELLSRSLEFYQSEHSIQFEVEIAEQAKDIFYKEHYPSMKIEAGPITVIKGFYNPGEEEFLANYFMRYGQYVRAVKPEALKQMIQDRIENLLHHFQKL; encoded by the coding sequence ATGAAGAAATCAGAACGATTAAATGACATGATGAGATACTTAAACGGGCGAGAGTTTTTTAATCTAAGTGACCTTATGGAGAAATACAATATTTCAAAAAGTACAGCGCTGCGTGATATTACTTCATTAGAACAATTAGGGATGCCTATTTATTCAGAACACGGCAGACACGGACGTTACGGTATTTTAAAAAATAGATTGTTATCCCCTATTATTTTCACGATAGATGAAGTGTATGCACTGTACTTTGCTATGCTGACGCTAGAATCTTATCAATCTACACCTTTTCATTTAAGTGTTAATAAGCTAAACGAAAAGTTCGAGCACTGTCTTTCGAATATACAAATCGAGCAGATTCATAAAATGAAAAAAGTTCTACAATTCGAAATGTATCAGCATAAGCATGTCAGTCGTTTTTTAGATAAAATTCTAGCAAGTATTCTAAATGAATGTGCCTGTAACATTGAATACACAAAAAATAACCAGACAAAAAGCTACCCTGTACAATTCTTCAGAATTTCCGCGAAGTTTGGTCAATGGTATGCTACTGGAATAGAGTTAAATACGAATACCTATAGGGTGTTTAGATGTGATCGAATAACCTTCATCGAAGAAGAGGAAAGCACAGCCCGCTATTCTATAGAAGAACTTCTTAGTCGTTCCTTAGAATTTTATCAATCCGAGCACAGTATTCAGTTTGAAGTTGAGATTGCGGAGCAAGCCAAGGATATTTTTTATAAAGAGCATTATCCCTCTATGAAAATAGAAGCTGGACCGATAACCGTCATTAAGGGATTCTATAATCCAGGCGAAGAAGAATTTCTAGCTAATTATTTCATGCGTTATGGTCAATATGTTAGAGCAGTGAAGCCTGAAGCCTTGAAACAAATGATTCAGGATAGAATAGAGAATCTCTTACATCATTTTCAAAAATTATAA
- a CDS encoding TetR/AcrR family transcriptional regulator yields MNVLTRNKLKEVAMRLFGEKGYEGTALSEIAKEVGVKTPAIYAFFENKEDLFMTVFREAMLSYNTYIQELSEEQKVLSAQESLRGILDRQYQFYQQSPEAGKIVLRYVVFPPAFLKETIEEAFLESDAMLTKIIEQFISKGMEEGVIRDQSVELLVDAFLNLMDGLSMQYFYYTSKGIYERKLNHAFEMYWKGASS; encoded by the coding sequence GTGAATGTCTTGACCAGAAACAAGCTGAAAGAAGTGGCGATGAGACTATTCGGAGAGAAGGGGTACGAGGGTACAGCCCTCTCTGAAATTGCTAAGGAAGTAGGCGTGAAGACTCCGGCGATCTACGCCTTTTTTGAGAATAAAGAGGATTTGTTTATGACGGTCTTTCGTGAGGCGATGTTGTCTTATAACACTTATATTCAGGAGCTGTCGGAAGAACAGAAAGTACTGAGTGCGCAGGAAAGTCTACGTGGGATTTTAGACAGACAATATCAATTTTATCAACAGAGTCCTGAAGCAGGCAAAATTGTACTGAGATATGTGGTCTTCCCGCCGGCATTCTTGAAGGAGACGATTGAGGAAGCATTCCTAGAGTCGGATGCGATGCTGACGAAGATTATTGAACAATTCATCTCGAAAGGGATGGAAGAGGGTGTAATTCGCGACCAATCCGTGGAGCTTCTCGTCGATGCTTTTCTCAACTTGATGGATGGTTTAAGCATGCAATACTTCTATTACACTTCTAAGGGAATATATGAGCGTAAGCTGAACCATGCGTTTGAAATGTATTGGAAGGGTGCGTCCTCATAG
- a CDS encoding VOC family protein, translated as MSTTLEVAIFLSMNGSAKEAIEFYKKHFNAEELLRVTYQQLAERDSSIQLTDENKEYITHSVLLIGRTKLMIAEETMNPSEAYRVGNNTSLCIQSADVEEIEHFYSSLITDARVKVIVPLSSNVFSKAYGIIEDPFGIQIQLMFDERLH; from the coding sequence ATGAGTACAACACTAGAAGTAGCTATTTTCTTATCGATGAACGGAAGCGCAAAGGAAGCTATAGAATTTTACAAAAAGCATTTTAATGCAGAGGAATTGTTACGTGTTACCTATCAACAACTCGCAGAACGTGACAGCTCCATACAGCTTACGGATGAAAATAAGGAGTATATTACTCACTCTGTTTTGTTAATCGGCAGAACCAAACTAATGATCGCAGAAGAAACCATGAATCCGAGTGAAGCATATAGAGTGGGGAATAATACTTCATTATGTATCCAAAGTGCTGATGTAGAGGAAATTGAACACTTCTATAGTAGCTTAATCACAGATGCTCGAGTAAAAGTCATAGTTCCCTTATCTAGCAATGTATTTAGCAAAGCCTATGGGATTATTGAAGACCCATTCGGTATTCAAATTCAATTAATGTTTGATGAAAGATTACATTAA
- a CDS encoding Lrp/AsnC family transcriptional regulator produces MTKGLIFIFDHIDFAILALLKENSRIQWKDIGQKIHMTGQAVGNRIRRLEDLGVIEQYTIVTNKAKLGLSITAFITFFVESANHPLFQKFVMAEDAITEVHRISGEGCYVLTGHFASNEELEAFLAQLLNHGNYRVSLSIGKIKS; encoded by the coding sequence ATGACGAAAGGATTGATTTTTATTTTTGATCATATCGATTTTGCGATACTAGCATTACTAAAAGAAAACTCCAGAATTCAGTGGAAGGACATTGGCCAAAAGATACATATGACCGGCCAAGCGGTCGGAAATCGCATTAGGCGTTTAGAAGATTTGGGGGTTATCGAGCAATATACGATCGTTACTAATAAAGCAAAGCTAGGTCTGTCTATCACAGCCTTTATTACATTTTTTGTGGAATCAGCCAATCATCCTTTATTCCAGAAGTTCGTGATGGCAGAGGATGCTATTACCGAAGTGCATCGAATTAGCGGAGAAGGATGTTATGTGTTAACTGGACATTTTGCTTCTAACGAGGAGCTTGAGGCATTTCTGGCTCAACTTTTGAATCATGGGAATTACCGAGTGAGCCTATCCATCGGAAAAATAAAATCTTAA
- a CDS encoding cytosine permease — protein sequence MAEVSEVKGNELSSGDFEREPVPAHLRKKWLSMSLVWIAIGIDLSAMFLGAQLGNGMNLTDSLTATIIGSLILGVIGALCAYVGAKTGLSTSMISRFLFGNMGARVVAVILGIFSLGWFGVQVGFFASNMQTAFSQLWDIHLSLGVLSFIGGLLMMSTAIWGYQSIERLSTWSVPLLILFIGVAIYSAFHTKGASAVWEPISGAAIPMGTAISLVIGIFIVGTVLSPDIARWARTPKHAITAAFIGFFVGNSFMTIVAIFLSRIMDTDDLTNIFIALGLGLPAIIVLTLAQWTTNTNNLYSASLGFSVVFQKVPKKLITIVAGIFATLLAVFGIYDKFLSFLNIITVFVSPIGGIYTSEFLLVDRKKFTFDGLDRNKNWVIRSLAVWVAATLFAFMTTAAPDGFGWFQITSVPALDAFLFAFIVQWIVGKIMTKKG from the coding sequence ATGGCAGAAGTAAGTGAAGTAAAGGGGAACGAGCTTAGCTCGGGGGATTTTGAGAGAGAGCCGGTTCCAGCGCATTTGCGTAAAAAATGGCTATCTATGTCTCTCGTCTGGATCGCCATCGGAATTGACCTATCAGCGATGTTCCTGGGTGCTCAGCTTGGCAATGGAATGAATCTGACGGATTCACTCACAGCAACAATAATCGGTTCGTTAATCCTTGGGGTGATCGGAGCGTTATGTGCGTATGTAGGGGCGAAAACAGGGTTATCGACATCGATGATCTCTAGGTTTCTATTCGGAAATATGGGTGCACGTGTCGTAGCGGTTATCCTCGGTATTTTCTCACTCGGTTGGTTCGGGGTGCAGGTCGGGTTCTTCGCTTCAAATATGCAGACTGCTTTTAGTCAATTATGGGATATCCATTTGTCCTTAGGGGTGCTTTCATTCATAGGCGGGCTTTTGATGATGTCGACAGCTATTTGGGGGTATCAATCTATTGAACGACTAAGCACCTGGTCCGTACCGTTGCTTATTTTGTTTATCGGAGTGGCTATTTATTCCGCGTTCCACACCAAAGGAGCCTCAGCCGTTTGGGAGCCGATTAGCGGAGCAGCGATCCCGATGGGAACAGCGATCTCGCTTGTTATTGGTATCTTTATTGTCGGCACGGTGCTTTCACCGGATATCGCTCGTTGGGCACGCACACCAAAGCATGCTATAACCGCGGCCTTTATCGGCTTCTTTGTGGGTAACAGCTTCATGACGATTGTAGCTATTTTTCTATCTCGAATTATGGACACAGATGATCTGACGAATATTTTCATTGCGTTAGGACTTGGGCTTCCAGCCATTATCGTCTTAACCCTTGCCCAATGGACGACAAACACGAACAATTTATATTCTGCTTCGCTAGGGTTCTCTGTCGTGTTCCAAAAGGTTCCGAAAAAGCTAATTACTATTGTGGCCGGTATCTTTGCTACGTTGCTTGCCGTATTTGGTATCTATGATAAGTTTTTATCTTTCCTAAATATTATTACGGTGTTTGTCTCTCCAATCGGGGGGATCTACACGTCCGAATTTTTGCTTGTAGATCGAAAAAAATTCACTTTTGATGGTCTGGACCGCAATAAAAACTGGGTGATTCGCTCCTTAGCGGTATGGGTCGCAGCTACGTTATTCGCTTTTATGACCACCGCAGCGCCAGATGGATTCGGGTGGTTCCAAATCACAAGCGTACCGGCATTGGATGCATTTCTGTTCGCCTTTATAGTGCAATGGATTGTCGGAAAAATCATGACCAAGAAGGGATAA
- a CDS encoding ROK family protein has protein sequence MSNTNVNNMEEIYRIGIDVGGTNTDAALLDSKLNTIHTIKVHTTRDVNEGISESIRRLLEESKVNPAQIRYAMLGTTHCTNAIVERKHLGRVGLIRIGAPATTSVPPLADWDDTLKATIGSHAYVVHGGYEYDGRTIVELNENEVIDCLTKMKGNVEAVAICGVFSPVNTSQEKRVEELAKQVLGADMPVTLSHEIGSIGLLERENASLLNGALLNVIAGVVKGFEEALQAFGIKASVYICQNDGTLMYSSYALRYPILTIACGPTNSIRGAAHLSGLNDALVVDIGGTTTDIGVLTQGFPRQSSAAVEIGGIRTNFRMPDILSIGIGGGTIVRLDEAQDQVTVGPDSVGYELLKRGLIFGGDTLTATDVAVKLGRYEWKDAQTEKLNESICRRADEIITRDIEDAIDRMKTSSDPVDVILVGGGSILVADQLEGVARIVRPDHYDAANAIGAALGEVSGETERIYSLDEMSYDEAKEDARNHAIEQAVLAGADRETVQIVLSEDIPIAYLPGNALLVKVKAAGRL, from the coding sequence ATGTCTAATACGAATGTAAATAACATGGAAGAAATATACCGCATCGGGATCGATGTCGGCGGCACAAATACGGATGCAGCCTTACTCGATTCGAAATTAAATACGATTCATACTATAAAAGTGCATACTACACGTGACGTCAATGAGGGCATTAGCGAATCGATTCGCCGCTTGCTTGAAGAGAGCAAAGTGAATCCAGCGCAGATTCGTTATGCGATGCTTGGCACTACACACTGCACGAATGCTATTGTGGAGCGCAAGCACCTCGGTAGAGTAGGCTTGATTCGGATCGGGGCACCAGCGACAACTTCGGTTCCTCCCCTCGCGGATTGGGACGATACGCTGAAAGCGACGATTGGTTCCCATGCTTATGTTGTTCACGGTGGTTATGAATATGATGGTCGAACCATTGTTGAGCTGAATGAAAATGAGGTTATCGATTGTTTAACAAAGATGAAGGGGAATGTCGAAGCGGTTGCGATTTGCGGTGTATTCTCTCCAGTGAACACCTCACAAGAGAAACGCGTGGAAGAACTTGCAAAGCAAGTTCTTGGAGCAGATATGCCGGTGACCTTGTCTCATGAGATTGGAAGTATTGGACTGCTTGAGCGTGAGAATGCCTCACTACTGAACGGTGCTTTACTGAACGTTATCGCCGGCGTTGTAAAGGGCTTTGAAGAGGCGCTTCAGGCCTTTGGTATTAAAGCTAGCGTGTATATTTGTCAGAACGATGGAACGTTAATGTACAGTTCATATGCGCTTCGTTACCCGATTCTAACGATTGCTTGCGGGCCGACGAATTCCATTCGGGGTGCGGCTCACTTATCAGGCTTGAACGATGCGCTCGTTGTTGATATCGGGGGGACAACGACGGATATTGGTGTTCTCACACAAGGCTTCCCGCGTCAATCCTCTGCTGCTGTTGAGATTGGCGGAATTCGTACGAATTTCCGCATGCCGGATATTTTATCCATCGGGATCGGCGGCGGTACTATCGTTCGCTTGGATGAAGCGCAGGATCAGGTAACGGTGGGGCCGGATAGCGTGGGTTACGAGCTGTTGAAGCGCGGTCTTATCTTCGGCGGCGATACGCTCACAGCAACTGATGTGGCGGTTAAGCTCGGACGATATGAGTGGAAAGATGCGCAGACAGAGAAGCTTAATGAATCGATCTGCCGAAGAGCGGATGAGATCATTACGCGAGATATTGAGGATGCAATTGATCGGATGAAGACAAGCTCGGACCCTGTTGACGTTATCCTAGTCGGTGGTGGGAGCATTCTTGTAGCCGATCAGCTTGAGGGTGTAGCACGGATCGTAAGACCCGATCACTACGATGCAGCAAATGCGATTGGTGCGGCATTAGGTGAGGTTAGTGGTGAGACGGAACGAATTTATTCGCTGGATGAGATGTCTTATGACGAAGCCAAGGAAGATGCTCGCAACCATGCGATAGAGCAAGCCGTTCTGGCCGGTGCAGATCGCGAGACTGTACAGATTGTGTTGTCTGAGGATATACCGATTGCCTACTTGCCGGGCAATGCCTTGCTGGTAAAAGTGAAAGCCGCAGGACGTTTATAA
- a CDS encoding DUF917 domain-containing protein: MRMNKLTELNEQAVQYIAVGAAVLGTGGGGDPHIGKLMAKEAIRKHGPVRVISPEDLEDDALVVPISMIGAPTVMNEKIPSIQQMIKPLDMIEKELGRKVSAIMPIEVGGGNSLVPVITAAERNIPIVDADAMGRAFPESQMVTFYLDGIDCSPITMADERGNGVLMHAIDGVWEERMARAVTIQMGGSASICDYPVTGAQVKQSAIPHTLTLAYEIGKTLFESKELKQNPIEMLLKQLNGYALFQGKAVDIRRRTEGGFTRGEAIFEGTDAKKGRSMTLFFQNEFLLATEDGHSIAITPDLISVLDQDTGMPITTENLKYGARVSVVGFPCDPKWRTAKGLETVGPQYFGYDAPYVPIEQLATSKGGAE, from the coding sequence ATGAGAATGAACAAACTAACAGAATTAAATGAGCAAGCGGTACAATATATTGCTGTGGGTGCAGCCGTTCTTGGAACAGGCGGGGGCGGTGATCCGCATATCGGTAAATTAATGGCGAAGGAAGCTATTCGTAAGCATGGCCCTGTTCGTGTGATCAGTCCTGAGGATCTGGAAGACGACGCTTTGGTTGTTCCTATATCCATGATCGGTGCACCAACAGTCATGAATGAGAAGATTCCTTCGATTCAGCAAATGATCAAGCCTTTGGATATGATTGAAAAAGAGCTTGGACGCAAAGTGAGCGCCATTATGCCGATTGAGGTTGGCGGCGGTAACTCCCTAGTTCCTGTAATTACGGCAGCGGAACGCAACATTCCTATCGTGGATGCGGATGCTATGGGACGGGCTTTTCCTGAATCGCAAATGGTGACGTTCTACTTGGACGGTATTGACTGCAGTCCGATTACGATGGCAGATGAACGCGGCAACGGAGTACTAATGCATGCGATCGACGGTGTCTGGGAAGAGCGGATGGCACGTGCGGTCACGATTCAAATGGGTGGGTCGGCTTCGATCTGTGATTATCCGGTAACTGGAGCGCAAGTAAAGCAAAGTGCAATTCCGCATACCTTGACGCTTGCGTATGAAATCGGAAAAACATTGTTCGAGTCCAAGGAATTGAAGCAGAATCCAATTGAAATGCTGCTGAAGCAGCTGAATGGATATGCGTTGTTCCAGGGAAAGGCAGTAGACATTCGCCGTCGTACAGAAGGCGGATTTACACGCGGTGAAGCGATCTTCGAAGGTACAGATGCTAAAAAGGGACGTTCGATGACTTTGTTCTTCCAGAATGAGTTCCTTCTTGCCACAGAAGATGGACATTCCATTGCTATTACTCCTGACCTGATCTCCGTGCTTGACCAGGATACCGGTATGCCAATCACGACTGAGAATTTGAAATACGGTGCTCGGGTGAGTGTGGTTGGTTTCCCTTGTGATCCGAAATGGCGCACAGCTAAGGGGCTTGAGACGGTAGGCCCGCAATATTTTGGCTATGATGCACCTTATGTTCCAATTGAACAATTGGCAACATCGAAAGGGGGCGCTGAGTAA
- the cynS gene encoding cyanase, whose translation MNRKEATQQILDAKFAKGLTWGEIAKESEHSESWVVTALLGQATMTRNEADKMGELLELDEQVVQALTQIPHRGDVIDMPPTDPGLYRLYEMLLVYGPTIRELVLEKLGEGIMSAIDFQFDVQKQEDPNGDRIILTMNGKFLPYRKW comes from the coding sequence ATGAATAGAAAAGAAGCGACACAACAGATATTGGACGCTAAATTTGCAAAAGGATTAACTTGGGGCGAAATCGCAAAGGAAAGCGAGCATTCAGAGAGCTGGGTTGTAACTGCACTGTTGGGTCAAGCAACAATGACACGTAATGAAGCAGATAAAATGGGGGAATTGCTTGAACTCGACGAACAAGTCGTTCAAGCGCTCACACAAATCCCACACCGTGGCGATGTCATCGATATGCCGCCTACAGATCCAGGATTGTATCGCCTATACGAAATGCTGCTTGTATACGGTCCAACGATTAGAGAACTTGTTTTGGAGAAGCTTGGCGAAGGTATCATGAGCGCAATCGATTTCCAATTCGACGTACAAAAGCAAGAAGATCCGAACGGTGACCGCATCATTCTGACGATGAACGGAAAGTTTTTGCCATATCGCAAATGGTAA
- a CDS encoding beta-class carbonic anhydrase, with product MLLQEILEYNDQFVEDKEYLPYEGTKFPKKRMIVVTCMDARLIELLPKALNIHNGDAKVIKTAGGTITHAFGSIMRSIVTAVYELNAEEIYIIGHHNCGMSQSNPEGTLQKIMDRGVATPEILSSLEYAGIDLHKWLFGFTNVVDSIKGNIDLVRNHPLIPKEVAVHGLVIAPDTGKLDLIVNGYEQITGHDKH from the coding sequence ATGCTATTACAAGAAATTTTGGAGTATAACGATCAGTTCGTAGAAGACAAGGAGTATCTACCTTATGAGGGAACTAAATTCCCTAAAAAACGCATGATTGTCGTAACGTGCATGGATGCTCGACTTATTGAGCTGCTGCCTAAAGCCCTAAATATACACAATGGGGATGCCAAAGTCATCAAAACAGCAGGTGGAACGATTACCCATGCATTTGGAAGCATCATGCGCAGTATCGTAACGGCTGTCTACGAACTGAATGCGGAAGAAATTTATATCATCGGTCACCACAATTGTGGCATGAGTCAAAGTAACCCTGAAGGAACACTTCAAAAAATAATGGATCGCGGAGTCGCTACACCAGAAATTCTTTCTTCACTTGAATATGCAGGTATCGATCTTCATAAATGGTTGTTCGGCTTTACGAATGTCGTAGATTCGATTAAAGGAAACATAGATCTGGTGCGTAATCATCCGCTCATTCCGAAAGAGGTAGCTGTTCATGGTCTGGTGATAGCACCAGACACTGGTAAACTCGATCTGATTGTAAATGGATATGAACAAATAACAGGCCACGACAAGCACTAA